The following are encoded together in the Humulus lupulus chromosome 5, drHumLupu1.1, whole genome shotgun sequence genome:
- the LOC133779153 gene encoding uncharacterized protein LOC133779153 yields the protein MPRQDRQSSRYPSFEYTILQEVIYEENKDRPIWRELYKITTPSDRRDKSRYCLFHKGHGHTIVECHNLNNQIQALMRSGRLTQYIKETSRPSASRHNPASAPAPQASYPVHATSDSTQEPLKQVPMIHGIIESTDNQEHTTKIHKRMEERVKRYKSLGHVVNLVTPEDRSYPASAITFTDADLKGVHLPHDDPLVLSLQVDHCQMGRVLIDGGSGVDILFWEAFQKMGLEENHIRPSTTPILGFNSQRVYPKGVIRLTVVAVERALPVDFLIIDSTTSYNPIMGRNLIHWMQGVVSTLHQVMRCQSFNGPYTVDIKGCQKQAKKCFLTLKEINSSGTASHDNSPDK from the coding sequence ATGCCAAGACAGGATCGACAGTCATCACGATACCCATCCTTCGAATACACCATCCTGCAAGAAgtcatttatgaagaaaataaagacaGACCAATCTGGCGAGAGCTCTACAAAATTACCACTCCTTCTGACAGAAGGGATAAAAGCAGATACTGTCTCTTCCACAAAGGTCATGGTCATACGATCGTTGAATGCCATAATTTGAACAATCAGATCCAAGCCCTCATGAGGAGTGGGAGGCTTACCCAATACATCAAGGAGACGAGCAGACCAAGCGCCTCGCGGCATAACCCCGCTTCTGCCCCTGCTCCACAAGCGTCATACCCCGTGCACGCAACCTCTGACAGCACACAGGAGCCACTTAAGCAAGTCCCTATGATCCACGGGATCATAGAATCCACTGACAATCAAGAGCATACAACCAAAATCCATAAAAGGATGGAGGAACGAGTGAAGCGATACAAATCATTAGGCCACGTGGTCAACCTCGTCACTCCAGAAGACAGAAGCTACCCAGCCTCTGCAATCACCTTCACCGATGCTGACCTGAAGGGCGTACACCTACCCCATGATGATCCACTCGTCCTTTCCCTACAGGTTGACCATTGCCAAATGGGCAGAGTTCTGATCGACGGGGGCAGTGGAGTCGACatcctcttctgggaagccttccagaagatGGGGCTAGAGGAGAATCATATCCGCCCCTCCACCACGCCCATTTTGGGCTTCAACAGCCAAAGAGTATATCCGAAGGGCGTCATTCGCTTAACTGTGGTGGCCGTAGAACGCGCCTTGCCAGTAGACTTTCTCATTATAGATTCCACCACAAGCTACAACCCCATCATGGGGAGAAATTTGATCCACTGGATGCAGGGGGTAGTCTCAACTCTACATCAGGTGATGCGGTGTCAATCATTCAACGGGCCCTACACAGTCGACATTAAAGGCTGCCAGAAGCAGGCCAAAAAGTGCTTCCTTACCCTAAAAGAAATAAATAGCTCTGGCACTGCTTCCCATGACAACTCCCCTGACAAATAG
- the LOC133779155 gene encoding uncharacterized protein LOC133779155: protein MPPKMTSQRKMIVREDSSEDLETTTTHISSTKRKRSLRKKTFDTEQLTPLISFYHTLAKTPTQTSSTPMLDSPPANTRGSHKRVLGKTHKTPIEDNHGSLMATRKSPRLQSLGVQDLGSSSKSIADNCVVDHIEERTKKRTRGPTKMKSIATNSDGRLEVKFNSKGQPIGTTSIKLSSFLGALVREIVPITITDWRKITPGMKEVLWKSIQARYKVDKEWQKYYVFRTMADLWRAFKSRLVSKLRKAPNEEARMNLKPDNINSEIEWKSYVREKTSAEFKAKSEKFRKIRTKQLPHTCSRKAFARLTEELVKLDLFVCDL, encoded by the exons ATGCCTCCAAAAATGACATCACAACGAAAGATGATAGTAAGAGAAGACTCTTCCGAAGATCTAGAAACAACCACAACCCATATAAGCTCCACTAAGAGAAAGAGGTCACTTAGGAAAAAAACATTTGACACAGAGCAATTAACACCACTCATTAGCTTTTATCATACATTGGCGAAAACACCCACTCAAACTTCATCTACTCCAATGTTAGATTCACCACCAGCCAATACTAGGGGATCTCACAAAAGGGTGCTTGGGAAAACACATAAAACTCCTATAGAAGATAATCATGGGTCATTAATGGCAACACGAAAGTCACCTCGCCTACAATCATTAGGGGTACAAGATCTTGGAAGCTCATCAAAATCTATTGCTGATAACTGTGTTGTTGACCACATAGAAGAACGTACAAAAAAGAGAACAAGAGGTCCAACTAAAATGAAGTCTATTGCAACTAATAGTGATGGTCGTTTGGAAGTGAAGTTTAATTCCAAAGGACAACCAATTGGTACAACATCGATAAAATTGTCTTCTTTTTTAGGAGCACTTGTGAGAGAAATTGTGCCAATAACAATAACTGATTGGAGGAAGATCACTCCAGGAATGAAAGAAGTTTTATGGAAATCTATACAG GCAAGATATAAGGTTGACAAAGAATGGCAAAAGTACTATGTCTTTAGAACAATGGCAGATCTTTGGAGAGCTTTTAAATCAAGATTGGTTTCTAAACTGAGGAAGGCACCCAATGAAGAAGCAAGAATGAACCTGAAACCTGATAACATCAACTCAGAAATTGAGTGGAAAAGTTATGTTAGAGAAAAAACTAGTGCTGAGTTTAAG GCCAAAAGTGAGAAATTCAGAAAGATACGGACAAAGCAATTGCCTCACACTTGTAGCCGTAAAGCATTTGCACGCTTGACTGAAGAATTGGTAAAATtagatctatttgtatgtgatttataa
- the LOC133834843 gene encoding uncharacterized protein LOC133834843 has product MHMEELRKTNKIYERNSGLLWKRHVETFPKWLKEKVPIDVAEEKNLLKWLAYGPRKQAISYTGFIINGQRFHVKDIEKSTQNSGVSIDATTMCRSSTKDISQVAGVVSYYGVLKEIILLDYYTVQIPIFKCHWANVPNGVRVEDGLTLVNLHQSQSQFVKDPFILASQAKQVFYSREHDSSSWYVVLRAPPRGLYDLEYYDKHEYMPIISEENFETEFDDVLEEDQYVRVDCEATLV; this is encoded by the exons ATGCATATGGAGGAGTTAAGGAAAACAAACAAAATTTATGAGAGAAATAGTGGCTTACTTTGGAAAAGACATGTAGAGACATTTCCAAAATGGCTGAAGGAAAAG GTTCCTATTGATGTGGCTGAAGAAAAAAATTTGTTGAAATGGCTAGCATATGGACCCAGAAAACAAGCAATATCTTACACAGGATTTATTATCAATGGTCAAAGATTCCATGTAAAGGATATTGAGAAGtctacacaaaatagtggtgtttcCATTGATGCAACAACCATGTGCAGATCTAGTACTAAAGATATATCGCAAGTTGCTGGTGTAGTTTCCTACTATGGGGTCCTGAAAgagataatcttgttagattattACACAGTTCAAATTCCAATTTTCAAATGTCATTGGGCTAATGTTCCTAATGgtgttagggtagaagatggtCTTACATTAGTAAACCTGCACCAAAGTCAATCACAATTTGTTAAAGACCCTTTCATTTTAGCTTCACAAGCTAAACAAGTTTTCTACTCTAGAGAACATGATTCTTCCAGTTGGTATGTGGTGTTAAGGGCACCCCCCAGAGGATTGTATGACTTGGAATATTATGATAAGCATGAGTATATGCCTATCATTTCAGAAGAAAATTTTGAAACTGAGTTTGATGATGTACTTGAAGAAGATCAATATGTGAGAGTGGATTGTGAGGCCACGTTAGTTTGA
- the LOC133779154 gene encoding uncharacterized protein LOC133779154: MGIRSGLHPQEQGTRNYLPPAIHTLSKDEKHLFCERLFLLKVPDGYSSNIRNCVSMEQCKLVGLKSHDCHILMQQLLPVAIRGLMPKGPRDAIIRLCAFFNRICQRVIDRESLMTFENEVAETLCLFERFFPPSFFDVMIHLVIHIGREARLCGSIQFRWMYPFERRMKTLKEYVRNRARPEGCIAESYLADECVIFCNEFINRTGELNTKKGRNEEWANDVLLEGRPIFGKK, from the exons ATGGGTATTAGGAGTGGATTACACCCACAAGAGCAAGGGACGAGAAACTACCTTCCACCAGCTATACATACACTTTCAAAGGACGAGAAACACTTATTTTGTGAACGTTTGTTCTTGTTGAAGGTACCAGATGGGTATAGTTCAAATATTCGAAATTGTGTTTCAATGGAACAATGCAAGCTTGTGGGTCTTAAGTCACACGATTGTCACAttttgatgcaacaattactacCAGTTGCAATAAGAGGATTGATGCCTAAGGGTCCAAGGGATGCTATAATAAGATTATGTGCATTCTTCAATCGAATATGTCAACGAGTTATTGACAGGGAGAGCTTGATGACATTTGAAAATGAAGTTGCTGAAACGTTATGCTTGTTTGAGAGattctttccaccatcattttttgatGTCATGATTCACTTGGTGATTCATATTGGACGAGAAGCACGATTATGTGGATCGAttcaatttcgatggatgtatccctttgagag ACGTATGAAAACACTCAAAGAATATGTCAGAAATCGAGCAAGGCCTGAAGGTTGTATTGCAGAGTCTTATCTTGCAGATGAGTGTGTGATTTTTTGTAATGAATTCATTAACAGAACAGGTGAATTGAACACAAAAAAAGGTCGTAATGAAGAGTGGGCCAATGATGTGTTACTTGAAGGTCGTCCAATTTTTGGGAAAAAATAA